Proteins from a genomic interval of Chitinispirillales bacterium:
- the mtnP gene encoding S-methyl-5'-thioadenosine phosphorylase, with translation MAVVGIIGGSGLDNPDILKNAKDEAISTPFGATSSPLKHGTINNTKVILIARHGREHTITPSNVNYRANIFALKRCGCTHILATTAVGSLKEEIERGDLVIIDQFIDFTKQRKITFHEKFEAGNPKHCPMSTPFNEELRNILIKKSRDLGFKFHPQGTVVTIEGPRFSTRAESNMFRSFGADIINMSIATEAILANETQIPYAAIAMSTDYDCWKIDEEPVSWEAISKIFAANADKVTTLLKSVIPIIQ, from the coding sequence ATGGCAGTTGTAGGAATTATCGGCGGAAGCGGACTTGACAACCCCGATATTTTAAAAAATGCAAAAGATGAAGCGATTTCAACGCCTTTCGGAGCGACTTCGTCGCCGCTTAAGCACGGAACTATAAATAATACGAAAGTCATTTTAATCGCCAGACACGGTCGAGAACATACGATTACACCGTCAAACGTGAATTACCGAGCAAATATTTTCGCATTGAAAAGGTGCGGATGTACGCATATATTGGCTACTACGGCAGTCGGTTCGCTCAAAGAAGAAATAGAGCGCGGCGACTTGGTTATTATAGACCAGTTTATCGATTTCACAAAACAACGAAAAATAACTTTTCATGAAAAATTCGAAGCCGGAAATCCTAAACACTGTCCGATGTCAACGCCGTTCAATGAAGAGTTACGAAATATTTTAATAAAAAAATCACGGGATCTGGGCTTTAAATTTCATCCGCAAGGAACGGTTGTCACTATTGAAGGCCCGCGATTTTCAACTCGCGCCGAATCAAATATGTTTCGCTCTTTTGGAGCGGATATTATAAATATGTCAATTGCGACGGAGGCGATCTTGGCTAATGAAACGCAAATTCCATATGCAGCGATAGCGATGAGTACGGATTACGACTGCTGGAAAATTGACGAAGAACCGGTTTCGTGGGAAGCGATCAGCAAAATTTTCGCCGCAAATGCGGACAAGGTTACAACTTTACTTAAATCGGTAATTCCGATTATTCAATAA
- the fliS gene encoding flagellar export chaperone FliS, whose product MERFYMNQGYNAYKTANIDTADKGKLLIICYDVAIKHGGIVAEMPSDYKNIEERNKHLYKMNDAISELISALNFDAGDGSIARDLYRLYEYMQYQINQSIVHVDSQPIREILGYLTELRDAWKIAAQNVRIAASGSYTAV is encoded by the coding sequence ATGGAGCGTTTTTATATGAATCAAGGATATAATGCTTACAAGACGGCAAACATTGATACGGCCGACAAAGGCAAATTGTTGATAATCTGTTACGATGTCGCTATAAAACACGGCGGGATTGTAGCCGAAATGCCTTCGGATTACAAAAATATCGAAGAGAGAAATAAGCATCTTTATAAGATGAACGACGCGATTTCGGAATTGATTTCCGCTTTGAATTTTGACGCAGGCGACGGCAGTATCGCACGTGATCTTTATCGTCTCTACGAATATATGCAGTATCAAATAAATCAGTCGATTGTCCATGTAGATTCGCAGCCGATTCGTGAAATACTGGGATACTTGACGGAACTTCGCGATGCGTGGAAAATTGCGGCGCAAAATGTTAGGATAGCGGCGTCAGGGAGTTATACGGCCGTTTAA
- the fliD gene encoding flagellar filament capping protein FliD, translating into MGVTMTGSSGIDVAGIISQLTALKQMEVTRIQEKKTAANKQIDAYTKLGSYLSDFMNKASSIKTKNDFNIFKTSSTNSDAVGVTTSYGAQAGKFGVNVYQLAESEKLISNDNMISDANTSLSSFGIAPGKFKINGTEIELLASDTLNDLRAKINNATDENGKKIGVSATILQTGSNDFRLVLSNEESGSKGAEYEGDVLEALGFIDAAGNKGIAYETYKSDNDIASQFAALATGGKITITAKDANGKDINATIVKTSSTMSQGDLLKEIENAFKGSVKAEFGADGKLEIKDRNGGASSLVVEDIKIGATSNSFSNTEVGYKSGNVLSIGKDALFSIDNVLMTSTKNSITGAVSGVDFELKKVTDSAAEISIGRDEDGVIKKVQDMIEMYNFLLKFSKEQTKYDTSGDVPVKGDLFGDSSVKTIMSSIQSIFQSKMSLSDNSVFSSLSQVGVKINAKTGEFEIDDKKMKEAMEKDYDAFVSLFVTKADSSNTSIQFGRSSNDTQEGEYELREVGGTFEIRKKGDTNWIVGKRSGDIVSFDSGPAKGLMITAAVGSGDGTLTFSKGLAGKIDEKMKQLTDYENGVVNKKKETLNDRIRTINSQIEVTQRRVDAYRDRLVKQFAAMENTIKMLQSQQSAMFSQLGSF; encoded by the coding sequence ATGGGCGTAACTATGACAGGGTCTTCCGGTATAGACGTAGCGGGTATTATTTCACAACTTACGGCGTTAAAACAAATGGAAGTTACCAGAATTCAAGAAAAAAAGACGGCGGCTAACAAGCAAATTGACGCCTATACTAAACTTGGTTCGTATTTGAGCGACTTTATGAACAAGGCGTCGTCGATTAAAACCAAAAATGATTTTAATATATTCAAAACTTCAAGTACAAATTCGGACGCTGTCGGTGTTACAACTTCGTATGGCGCACAAGCCGGAAAGTTTGGCGTAAACGTATATCAACTCGCCGAGAGCGAAAAATTGATAAGTAACGATAATATGATTTCCGATGCTAATACTTCGCTTTCGTCATTTGGGATCGCTCCCGGAAAATTCAAGATAAACGGAACCGAGATAGAACTTTTGGCAAGCGATACGCTTAATGATTTAAGGGCTAAAATAAACAACGCGACCGACGAGAACGGAAAAAAAATCGGCGTTTCCGCTACAATTCTCCAAACCGGCTCCAATGATTTTCGTTTGGTTTTATCAAACGAAGAGAGCGGCTCCAAAGGTGCGGAATATGAAGGCGATGTTTTGGAAGCGCTTGGGTTTATCGACGCAGCCGGAAACAAAGGAATAGCCTATGAAACATACAAATCCGATAACGATATCGCTTCGCAATTTGCAGCGCTTGCGACAGGCGGGAAAATCACGATAACCGCAAAAGACGCAAATGGAAAAGATATCAATGCGACGATAGTAAAAACTTCTTCTACGATGTCGCAAGGCGATTTGTTGAAAGAAATTGAAAATGCGTTCAAAGGGTCTGTAAAGGCGGAGTTTGGCGCAGACGGGAAATTAGAAATTAAAGACAGGAACGGCGGCGCTTCAAGTTTGGTTGTCGAAGATATAAAAATAGGAGCGACTTCCAATTCGTTTAGTAATACGGAAGTCGGGTATAAAAGCGGCAACGTTCTTTCTATCGGAAAAGACGCTTTATTCAGTATTGATAACGTGTTAATGACTTCAACTAAAAACTCCATTACCGGCGCGGTTTCAGGGGTTGACTTTGAGTTAAAAAAAGTAACCGACAGCGCAGCGGAAATATCCATCGGACGAGATGAAGACGGGGTTATTAAGAAAGTTCAAGATATGATTGAAATGTATAATTTCCTTCTTAAATTTTCTAAAGAACAAACTAAATATGATACTTCGGGCGATGTTCCGGTAAAAGGCGATTTATTTGGAGATTCTAGCGTTAAAACGATTATGTCCAGCATACAAAGTATTTTTCAGAGTAAAATGTCTTTATCGGATAACAGCGTATTTTCTTCTTTGTCTCAGGTGGGAGTGAAAATAAACGCTAAAACAGGCGAATTTGAGATAGACGATAAAAAAATGAAAGAGGCAATGGAGAAAGATTACGACGCATTTGTTTCTCTGTTTGTTACGAAAGCGGATTCCAGCAATACTTCAATTCAATTCGGTAGAAGTTCTAACGATACGCAAGAAGGCGAATACGAGTTGAGAGAGGTCGGCGGAACTTTTGAAATAAGAAAAAAAGGCGATACGAATTGGATTGTCGGGAAAAGAAGCGGCGACATCGTTTCGTTTGACAGCGGTCCGGCAAAAGGCTTAATGATAACCGCGGCTGTCGGAAGTGGTGACGGAACTCTTACTTTCTCAAAAGGGCTTGCCGGAAAAATAGATGAAAAAATGAAGCAGTTGACCGATTATGAAAACGGCGTTGTAAATAAAAAGAAAGAAACGCTTAACGATAGAATAAGAACTATTAATTCTCAAATTGAAGTGACGCAACGCAGAGTTGATGCGTACAGAGATAGATTGGTAAAACAATTTGCAGCGATGGAAAATACGATTAAAATGTTGCAGAGTCAACAGTCTGCTATGTTTTCACAATTAGGGTCTTTTTAA
- a CDS encoding phosphoribosylaminoimidazolesuccinocarboxamide synthase encodes MISKEKILANIKNCVSDTAFLDLPNRKAGKVRDQFDLGDKLLLVTTDRQSAFDRILAQVPFKGQVLNQVSAWWFEQTKDIVKNHVISIPDPNATLAEKCKVFPIEFVMRGYLTGSTSTSAWTQYKDGKRNICGNILPDGMVKNQKFKENILTPTTKDDTHDENISAQEIVEKGIISAEKWEKLSKIVFALFERGQEIAAKHGLILVDTKYELGENSNGEIVLIDEIHTPDSSRYWMADSYEERFSQNKDPENIDKEFLRLWFKDHCDPYNDKVLPLAPDDLVAELSYRYILLYETITAKEFLIDDSQSIEERLKKNLSEI; translated from the coding sequence ATGATTTCAAAAGAAAAAATTCTTGCCAATATTAAAAATTGCGTAAGCGATACCGCTTTTTTAGATTTGCCTAATCGCAAAGCGGGAAAAGTCCGCGACCAATTTGACTTGGGAGACAAATTGCTGCTCGTAACAACCGACAGACAGTCGGCTTTCGACAGAATTTTGGCGCAGGTTCCTTTCAAAGGGCAGGTACTTAATCAGGTAAGCGCCTGGTGGTTTGAACAAACTAAAGACATAGTTAAAAATCACGTTATTTCAATTCCGGATCCAAACGCAACTCTTGCCGAAAAGTGCAAGGTTTTCCCGATTGAGTTTGTTATGCGCGGATATTTAACAGGCTCGACCAGCACGTCGGCTTGGACGCAATACAAAGACGGGAAACGAAATATTTGCGGTAACATTCTTCCCGACGGAATGGTGAAAAACCAGAAATTTAAAGAAAATATTTTGACGCCGACAACAAAAGACGATACGCACGATGAAAATATTTCCGCACAAGAAATCGTTGAAAAAGGAATAATTTCCGCAGAGAAATGGGAAAAGTTGTCAAAAATCGTGTTCGCTCTTTTCGAAAGAGGGCAGGAAATCGCCGCAAAACACGGACTTATTTTAGTCGATACCAAATACGAATTGGGTGAAAATTCAAACGGCGAAATCGTTCTTATCGACGAAATTCATACGCCGGACAGTTCGCGTTATTGGATGGCAGACTCTTACGAAGAAAGATTTTCACAAAACAAAGATCCGGAAAATATAGACAAAGAATTTTTGCGTTTATGGTTCAAAGATCATTGCGACCCGTACAACGACAAAGTTCTCCCTCTAGCGCCGGACGATTTAGTCGCGGAACTAAGTTATCGCTACATTTTACTCTATGAAACGATTACCGCAAAAGAATTTTTGATTGACGATTCACAATCAATTGAAGAGCGGTTAAAGAAAAATTTGTCGGAGATTTAA
- a CDS encoding ACP S-malonyltransferase, which translates to MTREILFQLPGQGSHFFGMGADLQNSGNVLFRELLEIGSETIKKNLQKVIFGDESSEFNDSKILQPTIAAVSLSFVKILEDEGISPSMVMGHSLGEITALGVAGSLSFQKAVEFAAFRGKLMDESAKLCGGGTMTAVLLASGGDCQKIIEEMDLQNTIFVANDNAPTQAVVSGKSDDLSKFEKYIEQKMRVKTKRIAVAGPWHTPFIQHAKQVFSEWVKDKEILPPKCKFVMNQTAKEENNPEKIRELITDQFVKPVRWRESCEYIKNMKFSAIIEVGPGKILAGLMRANKIIKSTDFHGSVSSVEEAKTIKGKIAGEI; encoded by the coding sequence ATGACGCGGGAAATTCTTTTTCAATTACCCGGGCAGGGAAGTCATTTTTTCGGGATGGGTGCGGATTTGCAAAACAGCGGTAACGTTCTTTTCAGAGAACTATTGGAAATCGGTTCTGAAACGATTAAGAAAAATTTGCAAAAAGTAATTTTTGGCGATGAGAGTTCGGAATTTAACGATTCTAAAATTTTACAGCCGACTATAGCCGCGGTTTCGCTTTCTTTTGTGAAAATCCTTGAAGACGAAGGAATTTCTCCGTCTATGGTGATGGGACACTCGCTTGGCGAAATTACCGCGTTGGGCGTAGCAGGCTCGCTGTCTTTTCAGAAAGCCGTAGAATTTGCGGCTTTTCGCGGAAAACTTATGGATGAAAGCGCAAAATTATGCGGCGGAGGAACTATGACCGCCGTGCTTCTTGCAAGCGGCGGGGACTGCCAAAAAATAATCGAAGAAATGGATTTACAGAATACGATTTTTGTGGCGAACGACAACGCTCCGACTCAAGCCGTTGTCAGCGGAAAATCAGATGATTTGTCAAAATTCGAGAAATATATCGAGCAAAAAATGCGGGTAAAAACCAAACGAATCGCCGTAGCCGGACCTTGGCACACACCGTTTATCCAACATGCGAAACAAGTGTTTTCAGAATGGGTAAAAGATAAAGAAATTTTGCCGCCCAAATGCAAATTTGTGATGAATCAAACGGCAAAAGAGGAAAATAATCCTGAAAAAATTCGCGAGTTGATAACAGATCAATTCGTAAAACCGGTTCGTTGGCGAGAATCATGCGAATACATAAAAAACATGAAATTTTCGGCAATTATCGAAGTGGGACCGGGAAAAATTTTGGCGGGACTTATGCGGGCGAATAAAATAATAAAATCCACCGATTTTCACGGTTCTGTCTCATCCGTAGAAGAAGCGAAAACAATCAAAGGGAAAATTGCGGGCGAAATATGA
- the polA gene encoding DNA polymerase I yields MKNIIVIDGHALIYRSHYAMMKNPLITKKNQVTSAIFGFLSYIFKLESMFAADSIVVVMDPKEKSFRSRIFPDYKANRKPMPDELKSQIPIIVEIVNLLGFPLFSIEGFEADDVINTIAKFADKNQICAKIVSSDKDLMQLVNDNIHLLSPSANSKFAEISQIEVIEKFGVEPQKIHDFLALMGDASDNIPGLYGIGPKSAQKIINSAGSVKNLLENPSLAGNEKYEETVKNNRKILELSYELTALADVPIDLNENSFDRKQIDTERITQIFKELEFEHFLKIFNFEKTQISAENEKIKAKVIISDEKFDELINLIQKSKFVSVDTETTGLDIHSAQIVGISFAVDENEAFYIPLGHSSLVTQNYPLEKAVQKIKPILEDESIKKIGQNLKFDYQILRNYGISTTGISFDTILAAYVLDSTQKFNLEVLAQKYLGYYSISISQIIGKGSKQISFAHSNIADVLEYVAEDVILPIKLKKIFENQFDDESRALFENVEMPILRILADMEYEGVLIDTKLFYELSIRYNKKLSEITQEIYSLANENFNINSPKQLADILFEKLKIHPLKKTQTGFSTDAEVLEKIKNIHPIVPKILEYREKQKLLSTYISALPAKINKKTNRLHTSFNQTGTSTGRLSSSDPNLQNIPIRTEEGKVIRSGFIADKENVLLSADYSQIELRLLAHFSNDETLISAFKKGIDIHKQTAAKCFGVSPDAVDDNMRRMAKTINFGLMYGMGAHSLAENLGISFSEARNFIENYFAQFPTIKNCIENFKITAQNNKYTKTLFGRKMPLPAIVSENHIQKENAMRIAVNAPVQGSAADIVKIAMINIDRRIKAENASMKMILQVHDEIVAEVPKNNVEIAKKILSEEMSNAVKLSVPLCVEIGTAQNWADAH; encoded by the coding sequence ATGAAAAACATCATAGTTATCGACGGACACGCGTTAATTTACCGATCGCATTACGCTATGATGAAAAACCCGCTGATTACGAAAAAAAATCAAGTAACTTCTGCAATATTCGGATTTCTTTCATACATTTTCAAACTGGAATCGATGTTCGCCGCAGATTCTATTGTCGTTGTTATGGATCCCAAAGAAAAATCGTTTAGAAGCCGAATTTTTCCGGATTACAAGGCGAATAGAAAGCCGATGCCGGACGAACTTAAAAGTCAAATCCCAATAATTGTCGAAATTGTAAATCTTTTAGGATTTCCGCTTTTTTCGATTGAAGGATTTGAGGCGGACGATGTGATAAACACCATAGCAAAATTTGCCGACAAAAACCAAATCTGCGCCAAGATCGTTTCATCAGATAAAGATTTAATGCAATTAGTAAACGATAACATTCACTTACTGTCGCCTTCTGCAAATTCAAAATTTGCAGAAATTTCGCAAATCGAAGTTATTGAAAAATTCGGCGTAGAACCCCAAAAAATCCACGATTTTCTCGCACTTATGGGCGACGCTTCCGACAATATTCCGGGACTTTACGGAATTGGTCCGAAATCTGCGCAAAAAATTATAAATTCGGCAGGTTCGGTTAAAAACCTTTTGGAAAATCCGTCTTTAGCGGGAAATGAAAAATATGAGGAAACGGTAAAAAACAATCGCAAAATCTTAGAACTGTCTTACGAATTAACCGCACTTGCGGACGTTCCTATAGATTTGAATGAAAATTCTTTTGACAGAAAACAAATCGACACCGAAAGAATTACGCAAATTTTCAAGGAATTGGAGTTTGAACATTTCCTAAAAATTTTTAATTTTGAGAAAACGCAAATAAGCGCCGAAAACGAGAAAATCAAAGCGAAAGTGATAATTTCCGATGAAAAATTTGACGAATTGATAAATTTAATCCAGAAATCCAAATTCGTCTCAGTCGATACCGAAACGACGGGCTTAGACATTCATTCGGCGCAAATCGTCGGAATTTCGTTTGCGGTTGACGAAAACGAAGCGTTTTACATTCCGCTTGGACATTCGTCGCTTGTTACACAAAACTATCCGCTTGAAAAAGCGGTGCAAAAAATTAAGCCGATTTTAGAAGACGAAAGCATAAAAAAAATCGGACAAAATTTAAAATTTGATTATCAAATTCTTAGAAATTATGGAATTTCGACAACAGGAATTTCGTTCGATACGATTCTTGCCGCGTATGTTTTGGATTCCACACAAAAGTTTAATTTAGAAGTGCTCGCACAAAAATATCTGGGATATTACTCTATTTCGATTTCACAAATCATAGGAAAAGGGAGCAAACAGATTTCGTTTGCGCACAGCAATATCGCAGACGTTTTGGAATACGTCGCCGAAGACGTGATTTTGCCGATAAAACTCAAAAAAATTTTTGAAAACCAGTTTGACGACGAATCAAGAGCGCTTTTTGAAAACGTTGAAATGCCGATTTTACGGATTTTAGCGGATATGGAATACGAAGGAGTTCTGATTGACACGAAATTGTTTTATGAGTTATCAATACGGTACAACAAAAAATTATCGGAGATCACCCAAGAAATTTATTCGCTTGCGAACGAAAATTTTAACATAAATTCGCCGAAACAACTTGCCGATATTTTATTTGAAAAGCTTAAAATTCATCCGCTTAAAAAAACACAAACCGGATTTTCTACCGATGCGGAAGTTTTGGAAAAAATAAAGAATATCCATCCTATCGTCCCGAAAATTTTGGAATACCGTGAAAAACAAAAACTGCTTTCGACTTACATTTCGGCGCTTCCGGCAAAAATAAACAAAAAAACAAACCGCCTGCACACATCGTTTAATCAAACAGGAACTTCTACCGGACGACTTTCTTCAAGCGATCCGAATTTACAGAATATTCCCATTCGTACGGAAGAAGGAAAAGTCATTCGTTCGGGATTTATCGCCGATAAAGAAAATGTACTGCTTTCCGCCGACTATTCGCAAATTGAATTACGACTTTTGGCGCATTTTTCAAACGACGAAACGCTTATTTCGGCGTTCAAAAAAGGAATCGACATCCACAAACAAACGGCGGCGAAATGTTTTGGCGTTTCGCCTGACGCGGTTGACGATAATATGCGGCGAATGGCGAAAACCATAAATTTCGGACTTATGTACGGAATGGGAGCGCATTCGCTTGCGGAAAATTTGGGAATTTCGTTTTCAGAAGCGAGAAATTTTATAGAAAATTATTTCGCTCAATTTCCGACAATCAAAAATTGCATTGAAAATTTCAAAATAACCGCTCAAAACAACAAATACACAAAAACGCTTTTCGGACGAAAAATGCCGCTTCCGGCGATTGTTTCCGAAAATCATATTCAAAAAGAAAATGCGATGCGAATCGCCGTAAACGCACCGGTTCAGGGAAGCGCCGCCGATATCGTAAAAATCGCCATGATAAATATCGACAGAAGAATTAAAGCCGAAAACGCCTCTATGAAAATGATTTTGCAGGTTCATGACGAAATAGTCGCCGAAGTCCCGAAAAACAATGTGGAAATTGCAAAAAAAATACTTTCTGAAGAGATGTCCAACGCCGTAAAATTATCTGTTCCGCTGTGCGTTGAAATCGGAACCGCGCAAAATTGGGCCGACGCGCATTAA